A stretch of the Ictidomys tridecemlineatus isolate mIctTri1 chromosome 5, mIctTri1.hap1, whole genome shotgun sequence genome encodes the following:
- the Or5au1 gene encoding olfactory receptor 5AU1, giving the protein MEGRNLSRGTEFELLGLTSDPQLQRLLFVVFLGIYTITLLGNLVMFLLIHVSATLHTPMYSLLKSLSFLDFCYSSTVVPQTLVNFLVKRRVISYLGCMAQMFFYAGFATSECYLIAAMAYDRYAAICNPLLYPTIMSPEVCANLIVGSYSVGFLNSLIHTSCIFSLKFCGAHVVTHFFCDGPPILSLSCVDTSLCEILLFIFAGFNLLSCTLTILISYILILITILRMSSAQGRFKAFSTCASHLTAVCLFFGTTLFMYLRPRSSYSLTQDRTVAVIYTVVIPMLNPLIYSLRNKDVKEALRKVWSRKTIE; this is encoded by the coding sequence ATGGAAGGGAGAAACCTGAGCCGAGGGACTGAGTTTGAGCTCTTGGGTCTCACCAGTGACCCTCAGCTCCAGAGGCTGCTCTTTGTGGTGTTCCTGGGGATCTACACCATCACTTTATTGGGGAACTTGGTCATGTTCCTTCTGATCCATGTGAGTGCCACCCTGCACACGCCCATGTACTCCCTCCTGAAGAGCCTTTCCTTTTTGGATTTCTGCTATTCCTCCACAGTTGTCCCCCAGACCCTGGTGAACTTCTTGGTCAAGAGAAGGGTGATCTCCTATCTGGGCTGCATGGCTCAGATGTTCTTCTATGCGGGTTTCGCCACCAGCGAGTGCTATCTCATCGCagccatggcctatgaccgctatgccGCTATTTGTAACCCCCTGCTCTACCCAACCATCATGTCTCCTGAGGTCTGTGCCAATCTGATTGTGGGCTCCTACAGTGTCGGGTTTCTTAATTCTCTTATCCACACAAGCTGTATCTTCAGTCTGAAATTCTGTGGTGCTCACGTGGTCACTCACTTCTTCTGTGATGGACCACCCATCCTGTCCCTGTCCTGTGTGGACACTTCACTGTGTGAGATCCTGCTCTTCATTTTTGCAGGTTTCAACCTTTTGAGCTGCACTCTCACCATCTTGATCTCCTACATCTTAATCCTCATCACCATCCTGAGAATGAGCTCAGCCCAGGGCAGGTTCAAGGCATTTTCCACCTGTGCTTCCCACCTTACTGCCGTCTGCCTCTTCTTTGGCACAACACTTTTTATGTACCTGCGTCCCAGGTCCAGCTACTCACTGACCCAGGACCGCACAGTTGCTGTGATCTACACGGTGGTGATCCCGATGCTGAACCCATTAATTTATTCTTTGAGGAACAAGGATGTAAAGGAGGCCTTAAGAAAAGTTTGGAGCAGGAAAACAATAGAATGA